In the genome of Gordonia rubripertincta, one region contains:
- the orn gene encoding oligoribonuclease, whose protein sequence is MQDKLVWIDCEMTGLRLESDKLIEIAALVTDGDLNILGDGVDVVIHADDEALASMPDVVTKMHADSGLTEEVRASTVTLVEAEKLVLDYIRKHVTTPGAVPLAGNSIATDRGFIARDMPELDAYLHYRMVDVSSIKELARRWFPKVYFGQPDKGLAHRALADIRESIRELRYYRAAAFVPAPGPDVDALAKIVEDLGPA, encoded by the coding sequence GTGCAGGACAAACTGGTGTGGATCGATTGCGAGATGACCGGCCTCCGACTCGAGTCGGACAAGTTGATCGAGATCGCGGCCCTGGTCACCGACGGTGATCTCAACATCCTGGGTGACGGCGTCGACGTCGTCATCCACGCCGACGACGAGGCTCTCGCGTCGATGCCGGACGTCGTGACCAAGATGCACGCCGATTCCGGTCTCACCGAAGAGGTACGCGCGTCCACCGTCACGCTGGTCGAGGCGGAGAAGTTGGTGCTCGACTACATCCGCAAACACGTGACGACGCCCGGCGCCGTCCCGCTGGCCGGCAACTCGATCGCCACCGACCGCGGCTTCATCGCCCGCGACATGCCCGAACTCGACGCCTACCTGCACTACCGCATGGTCGACGTCAGTTCGATCAAGGAATTGGCCCGGCGCTGGTTCCCCAAGGTGTACTTCGGGCAGCCCGACAAAGGACTCGCCCACCGCGCCCTCGCCGACATCCGCGAGTCGATCCGCGAGCTCCGTTATTACCGCGCAGCAGCCTTCGTGCCTGCTCCCGGTCCCGACGTCGATGCGCTCGCGAAGATCGTCGAGGATCTCGGACCCGCCTGA